GGTCAAGAAGGGTCCAAACCAGGGAGAGAACCAGATAAAAGCCAAGGGCAATCTCTTTAGGAAAGAAAATGGCGAAGGGTGCCCAGAGTAGTGGAAGAACAATGGTCAGAGCCCAGGCATAGCTGTCCTGCTTGGACAGAGGATAAGGTTTTAGCATGGGGACCTCGTATCGTGCAGCATAAAGGCCAGATAAGGGAAACCGCGTTGCATCATGGGAATACTCCTGTATTCATTTATAAGTAGACAGAAATTGAGGGATGACGACCGTTCTGGAAAGGGGATCGTAGCGAGATGTGGGAAAGAGAGATAATCGTTAATTAAGATCAATAAGCCAAAACCGATCGTTAAAACCTATTGGTTTTGTCGATCATAAATCAACTTATTGATAGCCCACAACTATTACAAATAGGTGTTCGATCGGCGAAACAGATCGAACGAATAAACCGTTGGCCGTGAGAAATCAGAACAGGAAATGCCAGACAGCGTGAACAACCGAAAGCAGTCGGTGGCGAAGCCGTTTAAGCTGATGCACCAGCGCACCGGTGGTTTGCATTGCAGAGAGCGCATCATCGAAAATATCGCCCACGCCACGGGCAAAGTTGTCGCGCGCCGTCTTGATCACGTTCTCCGTACGATAACCCGACTCCAGTTGGCGTGTGACTGCACTGCTGGCGTTATCCGGCAAAGCACGAATGAAGGTTTCGGCCCAGAGGAGCATATTGAACCCCTCCGATGCTGATACGGCCAGAACAGGATGTCGGGGTGAAAACAGCGCATTGACCTGCGCTATTTTTACCTGCAAGTGCTGTTGCTGACGTAAAGAAGGTTGGTGAGTGACGAGGTCCCATTCCCGACAGGGTTCAATTTTATCAGCCTGATTGAGGACGAAAAGAAAGCGCACGGGGTCTGCTCCCTGCGAAATCAATTGCCGATAGCAACGAATGTCATCGTTCCATGCCCGATCATCAGCTTTAAGCACCCAGATAATCAGGTCCAGTTGACTCAGCCAGTGTTGATATAACCGCGTATAAAGGCGGTCAAGTTCGGGTGTTTCACCTATTCCCGGAAAGTCCACGATGAGCAACGCATGCGGCGCAAGAGCCAATTGATACGTTTGTACACGGCGGGTACATCCTTTAATGGCGCTGACCTTGGCGGGGGGCGGATTGAATAAGGTATTGCAGAGGCTCGATTTACCCACACCGCTTTTACCCATAATACCAATCGTGGGTTCGTAATGAATGCACTGATGTATATGTTTGAGAATGGCGCGGGAGAGGTTGTCAGGGAGAAGGGAGAGTGGTGGTATCAAGGCGGAGATGCCTTGTTCGGTTTTATCTGGCACATTAACCTCCGTGAGTTGAAATAACAAAACGGTAGCAAAATCTGCTGCCGTTCTCATGGAGGTAATATCAGTCTGAAAATTCTTGCAGCTAATTTTTATTTAGCAGTGATTTAACACTTCTATTTTGTGTATCGGGTACAACTTTGAATTTAACATCTCGGTTATGTATATACACCCTGCAAAAAACATCTTTTGGTTTGTAGTGGTCACCATTAACATGAACAGAGAAGAAATCTTTATATTCTTTTTCAAGCTGATTTATTTCAAGCCATGAGTATCCTATAAAATAACCACCAGAACGTGAGTGGGACGCGGAATTAATTAAAAACAACCTTTCATACTCACTCTGTTTCCACCCCAACGTTGCTACGTCACGGAATTGTCTGTATGTAATATTAAAAAAGTCAAGCTTACTGCCATTAATATCTCTATTAAAAAGAGGTAATACATGAAGTTTTGGTGTGACTTTAAAATGCCATAAATTGTTTTTATCTTGATGGCACTCAACCTTCGCGAGCTTGATAAATACATGAAGCATATCAGGCTCGCCCCCCAGTGGCCCAAAAATATCAATAACCTTTTGCTTAATATATCCCCTTATTTCATCTCTAGCTTGTTCCTTTAAAAAACTGGTAAGTTCCCCACGACGAGAAGGTTCAGTATCAGCCAATTCAAAAATATATTCATAAAGTATGATTTCCCTGGATTTCAGAATAATTATGATGTTTTTGTTTACATCCAGCTGGCTGGTTTCATGGAGGATTCTAAGAACATCCCGCTCTGTGTGAGCACTGTCTTTATTGCCCGACGTAATATGTAGACGCAGTTTCTCCAGCAGCATTGTATCAACTATATCGTTTCTGATAGCTGCAGTAACGATACGTTGAACTAGCCCGGCAAGGCTCGGCCCCTCTTTACTCGCCATTCTTATCAGATGGCTGTAAATCTCACTTTTAAAATTGACGGTAATTCTATTTTTACTGGTCACGCCATCCTCCCACAACTCATTTTTTTGAAACCATAATGTAACAAGTGCAGCACTTTTACAGACATAACAAGTGCTGCACTTTTTATAACTTACTAATTAAATTATTTTCCTGCAACAGTGATAAGCATAAAAAATCTACTTGTATATGACTGATAAGGTCCGTTCTGTCAGATTTTATAGGGTATCTATGTTTTTTCTTACTGAGGTCTATATCGTATGAAAACTACTGCCTTCATAACTTTTTCCACGCCCGCATACGACAAAGTGTTTGTATTTTGAGCCCTGCGAACCGTACAGCAATATCAACAACATTCTGATAAAATAGGAGACATCTCTCCGCTAAGATAGCGTTTTCCCTGTCATCAGTACCTTACTAGAACAACCGAAAATTGGATTTTCTTGTGTAATTTTTTTATTCCTTATGAAAAGCTAACTTCAGAGTAAAAATGAGCAGCAAACAATACGCGCTACCCCCACAGGAACTTAGTGCTGCAAGACATGACGTTCTTAGGGGATGCATGAAGTACTGTCGGTTATTAATAATATATATATACAACAAGAATAATATATATACCCATGAAAGAAATCATACTAATCTAATAATAAAAAAACAAACACAGAAAACAACAAGCTAATAAAAAATGCAATAAAATTATAAACCAAAATAAAAAATAACCCTCATCACAATACTATGAAATACTAATACGCTGCTTAACCCATAAGCATCCAAATATCTCATATGAGTAAGCCATAGCCAACTCTGATGATGGTAAAGGTAACTTCTTAGTTGCAATACTATGTATTCATCATGTTATCTGTCAGCGTGAGAAAAATATGCACCAGGATAAGTCTTGATAGCTTCTGAAATAATTAAAACACATGCAGGACATTAAGTTACAAATGTAAATAAATGGCTTTTCAAGACACTCTCCCTAAGTGTAAGTGATTTATGTACATCTCTTACGGATGTTTTTATGAGACGCCGACTTTTTTGTAAATATAACAAATCAAGAGTAAGAACCATGACGGATAAACAACCCAATAAAACATACCCGATCAATCTGGCAACGCATAATTATCTTTATCTAGCACGATTCGGTAGTACCGTGCGCAATGCTCTAATAACGCACCCACGGTTACTGGTTATTCGCGTTGACTTGCGTTTTCCCGATAACTATGACGTTGAAGGTAATAAAGCGATGA
The sequence above is drawn from the Yersinia intermedia genome and encodes:
- a CDS encoding GTPase family protein, giving the protein MPDKTEQGISALIPPLSLLPDNLSRAILKHIHQCIHYEPTIGIMGKSGVGKSSLCNTLFNPPPAKVSAIKGCTRRVQTYQLALAPHALLIVDFPGIGETPELDRLYTRLYQHWLSQLDLIIWVLKADDRAWNDDIRCYRQLISQGADPVRFLFVLNQADKIEPCREWDLVTHQPSLRQQQHLQVKIAQVNALFSPRHPVLAVSASEGFNMLLWAETFIRALPDNASSAVTRQLESGYRTENVIKTARDNFARGVGDIFDDALSAMQTTGALVHQLKRLRHRLLSVVHAVWHFLF